In the Larus michahellis chromosome 6, bLarMic1.1, whole genome shotgun sequence genome, one interval contains:
- the SCG2 gene encoding secretogranin-2: MAETKTFQLEAACALTFFFVLICWVDAASFQQHQLLQKDPDYVMKNLQRFPNPDMIKALEYIEDLRKQTNKGESSPDYNSYQGVPYLLHQKESKDQVRLPDNVRDSLTEDESQWVKVMLEALRQAEKESKVGPKENKPYGLSSDNSFPAGVTEDYEAYKWPERWQKYLKMPLGHYEDSSRDSPFKRTNEIVEEQYTPQSLATLESVFQELGKMAGPSNHKKERLDEDQKLYTDDEDDVYKVNNIAYEDVVGGEDWNPIEEKVESQTQEEIKDSKEEIDKHEEEIDDEMKRSGKLSFLEDEIRRDNKDQMSEDVSKLMNFYLKRLMGGAANRKLRTGGELEEKRAPTFLDKQLDPQSIAQLIEISRNLQIPPEDLIDMLKAGEKKQLQSERLEAEQEAEFPEDLNEIAETNLGQSDIFKSNVNSKNGYMKQPLNVIPENLPEDLNIEDIVSLLGTDNLANQNPSYLLNRLNQENDLPRLSYIPRRLKGHPFPKAAWMNDLERRQMEYEKLNEKDEELADYLAKVLAKYPEVINTNQMKRVPVPASESDLQEDDRLEQAIREHLSQLGPQEAAKLTSLSKRLSMAGETDDTQNRQYPDEDMLAKVLEYLKQEKSELERDHITKRAMENM; encoded by the coding sequence atggcAGAAACTAAAACCTTCCAGCTTGAAGCAGCCTGTGCTCTCACCTTTTTCTTTGTCCTGATCTGTTGGGTTGATgcagcttccttccagcagcaTCAGCTGCTTCAGAAAGACCCAGACTATGTAATGAAAAACTTACAACGATTCCCAAATCCTGACATGATCAAAGCTTTGGAATACATAGAAGATCTTCGGAAGCAAACGAACAAGGGAGAAAGTAGCCCTGATTACAACTCTTATCAAGGTGTCCCGTATCTCCTGCaccagaaagaaagcaaagatcagGTTCGCCTCCCAGATAATGTAAGGGATTCTTTGACTGAAGATGAGTCCCAATGGGTTAAGGTAATGTTGGAAGCTTTGCGGCAAGCTGAGAAAGAGTCAAAAGTTGGCCCGAAGGAGAATAAACCTTACGGTCTGAGTTCAGATAACAGCTTTCCAGCTGGAGTAACTGAAGATTATGAGGCTTACAAGTGGCCTGAGAGGTGGCAAAAATATCTCAAAATGCCACTTGGGCACTATGAAGACAGTTCACGAGACAGTCCTTTCAAGCGTACTAATGAAATAGTGGAAGAGCAATACACACCCCAAAGCCTTGCTACATTGGAGTCCGTGTTTCAGGAGTTGGGGAAGATGGCAGGACCTAGTAACCACAAGAAAGAAAGGCTGGATGAGGACCAGAAATTGTATacagatgatgaagatgatgtaTATAAAGTGAATAACATTGCCTATGAAGATGTGGTTGGAGGAGAAGACTGGAATCCCATAGAGGAAAAAGTGGAAAGTCAAACCCAGGAAGAGATAAAAGATAGCAAAGAGGAAATTGATAAACATGAAGAGGAGATTGATGACGAAATGAAAAGATCAGGGAAACTCAGCTTCCTTGAGGATGAAATAAGAAGAGACAATAAAGATCAAATGTCAGAGGACGTTTCAAAGCTAATGAATTTTTACCTGAAGAGGCTGATGGGCGGTGCTGCAAATAGGAAATTAAGGACTGGAGGAGAACTTGAGGAAAAAAGAGCACCCACGTTTTTGGATAAGCAACTCGATCCTCAGTCTATAGCTCAGCTGATAGAAATCTCAAGGAATTTACAAATTCCTCCTGAGGATTTAATAGACATGTtgaaagctggagaaaaaaagcagcttcagaGTGAAAGGTTGGAAGCTGAGCAGGAAGCGGAATTCCCAGAAGACCTCAACGAGATCGCTGAAACTAATCTAGGACAGAGCGATATATTTAAAAGTAATGTAAACTCTAAAAACGGGTACATGAAGCAGCCCCTTAACGTTATTCCAGAAAATCTACCTGAAGACCTCAATATTGAAGACATTGTCAGTCTTCTGGGAACTGACAATTTAGCTAATCAGAATCCCTCCTACTTACTAAATCGTCTTAATCAAGAAAATGATTTGCCAAGACTGTCTTACATTCCCAGAAGATTGAAAGGACACCCGTTTCCTAAAGCTGCCTGGATGAATGATTTGGAAAGGCGACAAATGGAGTATGAGAAACTGAACGAGAAGGATGAAGAGCTGGCCGATTACTTGGCAAAGGTGTTGGCAAAATATCCTGAAGTTATCAATACGAACCAGATGAAACGAGTCCCAGTTCCAGCTTCTGAAAGCGACTTGCAGGAAGATGACCGGCTGGAGCAGGCCATCAGGGAGCACCTAAGCCAGCTGGGACCACAAGAGGCCGCGAAGTTGACTTCGCTCAGCAAAAGGCTTTCCATGGCTGGGGAAACTGATGACACGCAAAACAGGCAGTATCCGGATGAGGATATGCTAGCAAAGGTGCTAGAGTACCTAAAACAGGAGAAATCAGAGCTTGAAAGAGATCACATTACTAAACGGGCAATGGAAAATATGTAA